The Fervidobacterium pennivorans DNA segment GAAGCGGCATCAACTACTATTGCATTAGGATTCCATTTAGCAATGTTCTTTCTAACTGTCTCAATGTCATCTCTATTTGCTGTTTCCTCTTTGTTAATGACTATTACGTCTGCCATAAGTAGATTTGTCATTCCGGGGTAGTAAGTAATTTCATGACCAGGTCTGTGCGGGTCAACTACAACGATGTGTAAATCCGTTTTGTAGAATGGGAAGTCGTTGTTACCACCATCCCAGAGGATAATATCTGGATTTTCCGCTTCTGCTGCTCTGAGAATAGCTTCGTAATCAACTCCAGCGTAAATTACACTCTTTCTGTCGATGTGTGGTTCGTACTCTTCCCTTTCCTCAATTGTACAATTGTGTTTGTCTAAATCTGAGTAATCCGCGAATCTTTGAACCTTTTGTGCAACCAAGTCACCGTAAGGCATTGGGTGTCTTATAGAGATTACCTTGAGTCCTTTGCTTCTTAAAATGTCAAGCACCCTTCTTGTTGTCTGACTCTTTCCACAACCAGTTCGGACAGCACATACAGAAACAACAGGTTTGGTTGATTCTATCATCGTTGAATCCGGACCCATGAGTTTGAAGTCGGCACCTGCTGCAAGGGCAATTGCGGCCCTTTCCATCACATATTGATGTGGTAGGTCGCTATAAGCAAGAATAACTTCGTCTACATCGTATTTTTTAATGAGTTCTGGAAGCTGTGCTTCATCTTCGATAGGGATTCCATTTGGATAGAGTGGACCAGCAAGTTCAGGAGGATAAATTCTACCAGCTATATCAGGAATCTGTGTAGCAGTGAAAGCTACAACCTCATAATCTGGGTTGTTCCTAAAGAACGTGTTAAAGTTG contains these protein-coding regions:
- a CDS encoding cyclic 2,3-diphosphoglycerate synthase — its product is MEKRRRRVIILGAAGRDFHNFNTFFRNNPDYEVVAFTATQIPDIAGRIYPPELAGPLYPNGIPIEDEAQLPELIKKYDVDEVILAYSDLPHQYVMERAAIALAAGADFKLMGPDSTMIESTKPVVSVCAVRTGCGKSQTTRRVLDILRSKGLKVISIRHPMPYGDLVAQKVQRFADYSDLDKHNCTIEEREEYEPHIDRKSVIYAGVDYEAILRAAEAENPDIILWDGGNNDFPFYKTDLHIVVVDPHRPGHEITYYPGMTNLLMADVIVINKEETANRDDIETVRKNIAKWNPNAIVVDAASPIFVDDPSLIRGKKVLVVEDGPTLTHGDMRYGAGYVAAKRFGAKEIIDPRPFAVGSIVDTYKKYSHLDVILPAMGYGEKQMKELEETINKSDAEVVIIGTPIDLRRVLKLNKPAVRVRYELQEIGEPTLDQILTDFLKKKGLLK